DNA sequence from the Thermococcus gammatolerans EJ3 genome:
CACTCAACATCTCCGTAGAGGCCGGGAAGCCCCTTCACCCACCGGTATTTGCCTGCCTCAACGAACCCAAGCTCCTCCTCGGGTGGGATGTTTAGTGCAAGCCGAACGATCAAACCGGCGTCGTTGGTAAACTGAATTGAAACGTGGGGATGTTCCTTTATCTCCTCGGCGCTCTTTCCCCCGAAAAGCCGGAAGTGGAGCTTTGAGCCTTTCCTGACGACGCCGACCGGTGCAACGTTGTTCCTCGTCACGAGGAGAACCTCATAGACCTGGCCCTCAAGGAGAAATTTTAGAAGGGAAAACATGGAAACACCGTCAGAGCTGTTTGGGAAGGACGAGGATGTCTTCCCTCTTTATGTAGAACTTCACTGGCATGGTTGGCCTGAGGTTCTCGACGTCTTTGGTGCTTATGCTCCTCGCTATGAGCCTCGTGTCGTCGAAGATACCAACGACCTCGACGAAGAAGCCGTAGTACTCCACCAGGTCGACCTTGCCCTCCATCTCGACGGCGTCCTCAACGGGCTTGAGGTGAATCCTCTCGGGCCTTATGACAAGTGCAACGTCGTCCTTTTCCCCGGTGTAGTGGAGCCCCTCAAAGCGGAAGCTTCCGAACTCAACCGTAACGCGGTCCCCGTTCCTCTCGACGACTTTGGCGTGAATAACGTTTGTCTTGCCCATGAAGCTCGCAACGAACTCCGTCCTAGGCCTCTCGTAGATCTCCCTCGGCGTCCCCACTTGCTCCACCGTTCCGACGTTCATCACGGCTATCCTGTCACTTATCGCCATTGCCTCCTCCTGGTCGTGGGTAACGTAGATAACGGTGATACCGAGCTCGCGCTGGATCCTCCTTATCTCCGAACGCATCTCAAGGCGAAGCTTTGCATCGAGGTTGCTCAGCGGTTCGTCGAGGAGGAGCAGCTTGGGCTCAACGACCAGGGCCCTCGCTATCGCTACACGCTGCTGCTGACCGCCGCTCAGCTGGGTTGGGTAGCG
Encoded proteins:
- a CDS encoding ABC transporter ATP-binding protein, whose amino-acid sequence is MVEVRLENVVKEFGDTVALKGINLHIKHGELFTLLGPSGCGKSTTLRIIAGLDYPTSGKVWFDDQDVTNLSSSERGAVLVFQNYALWPHMKVYDNVAYGLRLKKLPKEEIDRRVKWALELVKLQGFEDRYPTQLSGGQQQRVAIARALVVEPKLLLLDEPLSNLDAKLRLEMRSEIRRIQRELGITVIYVTHDQEEAMAISDRIAVMNVGTVEQVGTPREIYERPRTEFVASFMGKTNVIHAKVVERNGDRVTVEFGSFRFEGLHYTGEKDDVALVIRPERIHLKPVEDAVEMEGKVDLVEYYGFFVEVVGIFDDTRLIARSISTKDVENLRPTMPVKFYIKREDILVLPKQL